In Candidatus Palauibacter australiensis, the genomic window GCACCGCGTCGCCGCCGTCCGTCTCGGCAGCGTCGCCGTCCGTCTCGCCCGCGCCGCCCCCGGTCTCGGCCTCTCCGTCGTCCGTTTCCGCCGTGCCGGCTGCGTCGGACCCGGCGACGCGCAGCCCGGCCAGCGAGAGCGCGGCGCTCACATCGGCGACGGCGTCGTGGGCTGTCTCGATGCTGACGGCGGCCGCTCCGCCCCGCGTGAGGTCGTGAAGCAACTCGGCCACGCGGGCCAGCCGCCCCTCGCGCGTCGCCCGGCTCGCGACCGCGATCGCAGGGCCGGCCGCGCGGCCCGCCTCCGACTCCCCGGCCCGCGACTCGGCGAACAGTTCGTTCGGCCACCGGCGCGCGCGCGGCAGCCAGCGCTCGACCAGCTCGTCGAACGCCGCATCCCGGGCGTGGGTCGTCGCGATCCGACGGGCCCCGTCGCCCGAGGCCTGCACCACGGCCTCGACGGCCGCCCGCGCCGGCTCGAGCGCACGCACATCATCGAGGACCAGGGTGCACAGCGCCGCGGCCGGGATGTCGCCCCTGCGCACGCCCTCCAGCAGCACCGCCGGAGGCCCGACCAGGATCGGCGCCCGCGCCACCGCCCCGCCCGCGGCGCCCGGCACGACGACGACCTCGCGTCCGGCGGCCCGCGCGACGGCATGCATGCCCGCCGCGCAGCGCCGCGCGCGGTCCACCGTTGCGGTGAGCACGAAGGCGCGGCCCTCCGCCTCGCCGGCGGCAAGGTCCCGCACGGCGGCAGCCGCGTAGAGGGCGGCAAGGCCCGCTCCCTCGGCGGCGATGAGCGCGAGGTGACGCCCCCGCTCGATCGCGCCCGAGAGGGTCTCGAGCGCTTCCGGCTGCGGCGGGACCGTTCCCGCCGCGGGCTCCGACTGGTCCTGGTTCAAGCGCGGGATCCCGAAGAACGAATTGGACAAGGGGTCGTACGCGGGCCTTCGCCCAGCGGCAGGAAGGTACGCAAGCCGTCCGTCCGTCCAAAGTGCGGGCCCACCGGCGGAAACCCCGCGCAGGTCCCGTTACGTTGACGGCGGCTCGGACACGCGTCTAACGTCACGGTTCGCTCGCCGTGGTCGCCCGGCGCGACCGTCCGGCGCGCTCTCCCCGATGACCTCCAGTACGAGGTGACAGCAATTTCCACCATCGGAATGCTGGAGGCGGTTCAGGCCTGGGTGTGGGGCGTCCCCCTCATCATCCTCCTCCTCACCACCGGCCTCGTCTACACGCTGCTGCTGCGGGGCCTCCAGTTCCGCCGGCTGGGGCACGCGCTCTGGCTGGCGCTCGTCAAGCGCCGCGAACCGGGCGGCGAGGGCGACATCTCGCACTTCCAGGCACTCATGACCGCGCTGGCCGCCACGGTCGGCACCGGGAACATCGTGGGCGTCGCGACGGCCATCGGCGCGGGCGGCCCGGGGGCGCTCTTCTGGATGTGGGTGACGGGACTCCTCGGGATGGCGACGAAGTACGCGGAAGCGGTGCTCGGCGTCCGCTACCGGGAGACGGACGCCCGGGGCGAGAAGGCGGGCGGTCCCATGTACTACCTCGAGCACGGTCTCGGACGGGGCAGCATCGGTCGGGGCCTGGCGATCGCCTTCGCGCTCTTCGCGACCCTCGCGGCCTTCGGGATCGGCAACGGCGTCCAGTCGCAGGCGGTCGCCGACGCCATGAACGAGTCGTTTCACGTGCCGCACTGGGTCATGGGACTCGTCACGGCGTCGGCCGTCGGCCTCGTCATCATCGGGGGGATCCGGTCCATCGGGCGGGTGGCGAGCGTCATCGTGCCGACGATGATCATCCTCTACATGGGCGTCGCTGCTGTCGTCCTCATCTCCAACGCGGCACAGATCCCGGCGGCCTTCCGGCTCGTGTTCGAGCACGCGTTCGGGGGGCAGGCGGTGGCCGGCGGGGCGCTCGGCTACACCGTGCTCCAGGCGATGCGCTTCGGCGTCGCGCGCGGGATCTTCTCGAACGAATCCGGACTGGGCACGGGGGCGATCGCCGCCGCCGCGGCGCAGACGCGCGAGCCGGTGCGGCAGGCCCTGGTCTCCATGACGCAGACGTTCATCGACACCATCGTGGTCTGCACCCTGACGGGACTCGCGATCCTGACGACGGGCGCGTGGCAGTCGGGGGCCGAGGGCGCGAACATGACGCAACTCGCCTTCGACACGAGCCTGCTCGCGGGCGCGGGGGACATCGTCGTCGCGCTCGGCCTCGCGACCTTCGCCTTCAGCACGATGCTCGGGTGGTCCTACTACGGAGAACGGAGCTTCGCCTACCTGTTCGGCGAACGCGTGATCCGCCCCTACCGGCTGGTGTTCGTGATCGTGGTCGGGCTCGCGGCCGTCGTGGAACTGGATGTCGTGTGGCTCATCTCGGACATCCTGAACGGCCTCATGGCGGCGCCGAACCTGGTGGGACTCCTGCTCCTGTCCGGCGTCGTATGGCGCGAGACCCGGAGCTACTTCAGCCGCTAGAGTTCGCTAGCGTTCAGTCGAAGTGGATCTGGCGGACTTCGTCGATCCCCTCGAGTTCGCTCAGGCCGCGCAGCACCTCGGGAGGAACTTCTCCGTCGATCCGCACGACGCCGAGAGAACGGCCCCCGCCGCGCCGCCGCGCCAGGTGGTATTCGGCGATATTCGCGTTCGCCTCGCCGAGCACGGTGCCCACGGCACCGATCACGCCCGGCCGGTCGCGATTGCGGATGAAGAGGCACGTGCCGAGCGGCTGCGTGTCGACGCGAAACGTCCCCACGCGCACGATCCGCGGTTCCATCCCCGCCCCCATCAGCGCCCCTCCCACGACCTCGGTCTCACGCCGGCCGTACCGCACTCCGAGTTCGACGTAGTTCGTGTAGTCCCCCACGGCCTGCGTGCGGACGCGCACGATCTCCAGACCGCGCTCGCCCGCGATCGACAGCGCGTTCACGACGTTGAGCGGCGGGTCGACCCGACGTTCGAGAAAGCCCACCGCCACGCTCGCCGCGAGGGGGCCGAGGACGCCGTCGCGCGGCCCGCCGTAACGGACCTCGATCCGGCTCGGCGCCGCGTCGTCGAGCCCGGCCAGCAGTCGGCCCAGGCAGCGGCCGAGGTACATGATGGGTCCCGCTCCGTCCCGATCTTCGGCCTCGAACGGGGCGTTGAGGGCGGCGCTGAAATCGCCCTCGATCAGCGCGTTGCGCACGGAGATGGCGATCTGCCGCGAGACCTGCCGCTGGGCTTCGAAGGTCGAGGCCCCGAGGTGGGGGCTGCATACGAGCTGCGGCGCGTCGCGCAACGGGCTGTCGGCGGGGAGCGGCTCCGTCGCGAACACATCGAGCCCGGCCGCGCCCAGGTGGCCGCTCTGCAGTGCGTCGGCCAGCGCAGCCTCGTCGATGAGCCCGCCCCGCGCCGCGTTGATCAGGATCGTACCCGGCCGCATGGCCGCGATCTCCCGGCGGCCGATGAAGCCGCGGTTCTCGTCGGAGAGCGGGACGTGGACGGTGATCGCGTGGCACGCGGGCAGCAGCGCGTCGAGGTCGGCGAGTTCGACGCCGAGGTCGCTCGCCCGCTCGGCGCTCACGAACGGGTCGTGGGCGATCACGCGCATGCCGAAGGCCCGCGCGCGCCACACGACCTCCGCCCCGATGCGGCCGAGCCCGATGACCCCCAGCGTCTTGCCGCTGAGCTGGATGCCCCGCAGTTCCTTGCGCCGCCACTCCCCCGCGCGGATGCTCGCGTCCGCCTCCGGAATCCGGCGCGCCGCCGCGAGGAGGAGCGCGAAGGCCAACTCGGCGGTCGACTGGGTATTCGCGGCGGGGGCGTTCAGCACCGCGATCCCGCGGCGGGTCGCGGCCGGGATATCGATGTTGTCCACGCCAACGCCCGCGCGGCCGATGACCCGGAGGGAGTCGCCGGCTTCGATGAGCTCCGCATCCACCTTCGTACGGCTGCGCACGATCAGCGCCGATGCGCCCGGCAGCGCACGCAGGAGCCCCTCGCGGTCCCCGTCGCTGAGGTCTTCGACGGCGATCCCCGGCGCGGCGCGCAGCGTCTCGATCCCCTCCGGGAGAAGGGGGTCCGCGATGAGAAGGCGCTGCGTGTCCCCGGCCGAATCGCTCACGACGTCTCGCTCACGTTATGTGGCTATATCACAGAACTTCGTCGAGGACGGCCAGAAGCGCCTCCAACTCGTCGAGCGTGTGCTCGCCCATGTGTCCGATCCGGAACGACGGCTGCTTCAGGGGCCCGTAGCCCGCCGCCACGGTGTATCCGTGCGCCAGCGCGCGGGAGACGACCTCGGGACCCGTCAGACCGTCCGGAAGCATGATGACGGTCACGCAGGGCGAACGGTAGCCTTCCGGCGCGAGCACGCGCCACGGCCGGCCCGTGCGCGCGGCCGTTCGGTCCACCCATTCGTACGTCCGGCGGGCCATCGCGTCATGTCGCTCCCAGCGCGCCTCCAGCCCTTCCTCCATCATCCGGTTCAACTGCCGTTCGAGGGCGAAGAAGAGGGAGACGGCCGGGGTATTCGGCGTCTGCCAGCGCTCAAGGTTCTTCTCGAACTTGAGGATGTCGAAGTAGAAGCCGCGGTGTTCGACCTCCTTCGCGCGGGCAAGCGCCCGCTCGGACGCGACGGCCAGTGCGAGGCCTGGGGGCAGCGCCACCGCCTTCTGCGACCCCGTGAGAACGAAGTCCAATCCCCACTCGTCGGTCTCCACCGGCGCCCCCGCCAGGGATGAGACCGTATCGACCGCGATCAGCACGTCGTCGAACTCGTGGACGACGGCGGCGAGTTCCTCCAGCGGATTGAGGACGCCGGTCGAACTCTCCGAGTGGACGACGGTGACGAGGTCGTACCGGCCCGGCGCCGCGGCGAGCGCGTCGCGCAGCCGCTCCGGCAGGTTCGGCTCGCCCCACTCCGCCTCGAGCGCGTCCGCGGGGCGCCCCGTCGCTTCGGCGATCGCGTGGAACCGCTTGCTGAACGACCCGTTCGTGAGGCAGAGGACGCGGCGGCGCGTGAGGTTCGTGATCGCCGCCTCCATCATGCCGGTGGC contains:
- a CDS encoding DbpA RNA binding domain-containing protein, coding for MNQDQSEPAAGTVPPQPEALETLSGAIERGRHLALIAAEGAGLAALYAAAAVRDLAAGEAEGRAFVLTATVDRARRCAAGMHAVARAAGREVVVVPGAAGGAVARAPILVGPPAVLLEGVRRGDIPAAALCTLVLDDVRALEPARAAVEAVVQASGDGARRIATTHARDAAFDELVERWLPRARRWPNELFAESRAGESEAGRAAGPAIAVASRATREGRLARVAELLHDLTRGGAAAVSIETAHDAVADVSAALSLAGLRVAGSDAAGTAETDDGEAETGGGAGETDGDAAETDGGDAVRVGGWGEVDPAAHAVAFELPPAPEPLARAAAAAERCYAIVDSLHERQLELTALRAGLRVAPLAESADPALMDDVAAFRARVADALEQQDLASGALLLAPLIREHGAARVAAALAGLLRAADRPAAGEREAAPGGAPPGDAATAPPDRSARRATRPTWTKVFVGVGKRDGAGPGDLVGAITGETSVAGGQIGRIDIRQNFTLVDIDSLAADAVVRGLDGSRIKGRQVVARLDRGAR
- a CDS encoding sodium:alanine symporter family protein: MTAISTIGMLEAVQAWVWGVPLIILLLTTGLVYTLLLRGLQFRRLGHALWLALVKRREPGGEGDISHFQALMTALAATVGTGNIVGVATAIGAGGPGALFWMWVTGLLGMATKYAEAVLGVRYRETDARGEKAGGPMYYLEHGLGRGSIGRGLAIAFALFATLAAFGIGNGVQSQAVADAMNESFHVPHWVMGLVTASAVGLVIIGGIRSIGRVASVIVPTMIILYMGVAAVVLISNAAQIPAAFRLVFEHAFGGQAVAGGALGYTVLQAMRFGVARGIFSNESGLGTGAIAAAAAQTREPVRQALVSMTQTFIDTIVVCTLTGLAILTTGAWQSGAEGANMTQLAFDTSLLAGAGDIVVALGLATFAFSTMLGWSYYGERSFAYLFGERVIRPYRLVFVIVVGLAAVVELDVVWLISDILNGLMAAPNLVGLLLLSGVVWRETRSYFSR
- the serA gene encoding phosphoglycerate dehydrogenase, which codes for MSDSAGDTQRLLIADPLLPEGIETLRAAPGIAVEDLSDGDREGLLRALPGASALIVRSRTKVDAELIEAGDSLRVIGRAGVGVDNIDIPAATRRGIAVLNAPAANTQSTAELAFALLLAAARRIPEADASIRAGEWRRKELRGIQLSGKTLGVIGLGRIGAEVVWRARAFGMRVIAHDPFVSAERASDLGVELADLDALLPACHAITVHVPLSDENRGFIGRREIAAMRPGTILINAARGGLIDEAALADALQSGHLGAAGLDVFATEPLPADSPLRDAPQLVCSPHLGASTFEAQRQVSRQIAISVRNALIEGDFSAALNAPFEAEDRDGAGPIMYLGRCLGRLLAGLDDAAPSRIEVRYGGPRDGVLGPLAASVAVGFLERRVDPPLNVVNALSIAGERGLEIVRVRTQAVGDYTNYVELGVRYGRRETEVVGGALMGAGMEPRIVRVGTFRVDTQPLGTCLFIRNRDRPGVIGAVGTVLGEANANIAEYHLARRRGGGRSLGVVRIDGEVPPEVLRGLSELEGIDEVRQIHFD
- a CDS encoding alanine--glyoxylate aminotransferase family protein is translated as MSPPISFGRFFLPGPTEVPPDLFDAMRRPVVGHRSAEVSGLVEAMQPSASRLFRTSRPVYLSTSSATGMMEAAITNLTRRRVLCLTNGSFSKRFHAIAEATGRPADALEAEWGEPNLPERLRDALAAAPGRYDLVTVVHSESSTGVLNPLEELAAVVHEFDDVLIAVDTVSSLAGAPVETDEWGLDFVLTGSQKAVALPPGLALAVASERALARAKEVEHRGFYFDILKFEKNLERWQTPNTPAVSLFFALERQLNRMMEEGLEARWERHDAMARRTYEWVDRTAARTGRPWRVLAPEGYRSPCVTVIMLPDGLTGPEVVSRALAHGYTVAAGYGPLKQPSFRIGHMGEHTLDELEALLAVLDEVL